The Neisseria macacae ATCC 33926 genome contains the following window.
CCTGAATCTTGCCCGTATAAAAATCTGTTTCGAAATATTCCAAGTACCACCCCCACCCTAACCCTCCCCCGCAAGCGGGAGAGGGAATCAAGTCGTTGGTGAATCCCAAACAACACCGATACCTCAGATATTCAGGTCGTCTGAAACCTTAACACCACTTATTCGGCTTCATCGGTCCGCCGTGTTCAATGTAATGCACAAACTCATCACGGAAATGCTTGGTAAAGCTGCGGACGGGGAAGACGGCGGCGTCGGCGAGGGCGCAGATGGTGCGGCCTGCCATTTGGTTGCCGACGGAATCCAGCAAATCCAAGTCTTCCATGCGGCCTTTGCCTTCTACGATGCGGTGGACGATGCGGTAGAGCCAGCCGGTACCTTCGCGGCAGGGGGTGCATTGGCCGCAGGATTCGTCGTAGTAAAAATAGCTTAATCGCTCAAGGGCTTTGACCATGCACACGTCTTCGTCCATCACGATAATCGCGCCGGAACCGAGCATCGAGCCGGCTTTGGAAATCGAGTCGTAGTCCATATTGGTCTGCATCATGATGTCGGCAGGCAATACGGGCGCGGACGAACCGCCGGGGATGACGGCTTTGAGTTTTTTGCCGCCGCGCATACCGCCTGCCATTTTCAGGATTTCGGCAAACGGCGTGCCTAGCGGCACTTCATAGTTGCCCGGACGTTCGACGTGGCCGGAGATGCAGAACAATTTGGTACCGCCGGCATTCGGAATGCCTTTGTCGGCAAACGCCTGACCGCCGTCGCGGACAATAAACGGTACGGAAGCGAAGGTTTCGGTATTGTTGATGGTGGTCGGTTTGCCGTACAGTCCGAACGAGGCGGGGAACGGCGGTTTGAAGCGCGGCTGGCCTTTTTTGCCTTCCAGCGATTCGAGCAATGCGGTTTCCTCGCCGCAAATGTATGCGCCGTAGCCGTGGTGGGCGAAGAGTTCAAATTCAAAGTCCGAACCTAAAATATTCTTACCCAAAAAACCTGCGGCGCGCGCTTGGGCTAGTGCAGCTTCAAAACGTTGATAACCTTCGAAAATTTCGCCGTGAATATAGTTGTAGCCCGCTTTCGCGCCCATCGCGTAACCGGCGATAATCATGCCTTCAATCAGGGCATGGGGGTTGAACATGATGATGTCGCGGTCTTTGAACGTACCCGGTTCGCCTTCGTCGGTGTTGCAGACGACGTATTTTTCGCCGGGGAAGGAACGGGGCATAAAGCTCCATTTCAAGCCTGTCGGGAAGCCCGCACCGCCGCGCCCGCGCAAGCCGGAGGTTTTGACTTCGTCAATCACGTCGGTTTGCGAGATGTTTTCGGACAGGATTCTACGCAGCGCGCTGTAACCGCCGCGTTTGACGTATTCGTCCAATGTCCAGCAGTCGGGATTGGCGGTATCCACTTGGTCAAAAATCACGCCTGATTGGTAAATAGCCATTTTGGTGTGCCTGTTCGTTTTCGTATCGGTTGCGGCTGCGCTTTAGCAGCTTGCTTTAGGTTTGTGTCTGTATGACGGTTTGCGTAGGGCTTTGTTTTCAGACGACCTTTGGTTATTTTTATTGAGTCTCGGTCTAACTTACCTTGCCAACCTAGACAGTAAAATCTAACTTACGTTTTTCAAATGATTTCAGTACATCTTGATACCATTGCTTAATAATCTTTGTCGTTTCTGCATCATTACTTACACAAGGATTTAACGTGCCACGCGGTTGTGGCAGAGTCCGTTTTTCAATCGCCCAATCCAAAATACGAACAGGGCGGCGATTAACTATCCAAGAAGTTTCAGGATTTGTATCATCTGTAACTTGATATGCTCCACCAGTAACTTGAACAAGTGCAATCAATTCCGAACCTCGCTTTAAAGCGACAACATCATTAACCTTAATATCGTTAATAAATTGGTCAATTTGATCCTGTCCTTCTTTCCATTGTCCCAATCCAATAATTTTTTTATGTTCTAAAATCCAATCAATATTTTTAGAAAATCTAATTTCACCTGTTGGGTGCATTTGCATATGCCAAAATTTCATTTTCCCACATCCTTTTATCTTTAGATGATTTTCAAAATTGTCTGATATGTTTTCAATTAGATTGAAAACCTAACATTTTCAGACGACCTTTAATCGCTTTTGTTGGGTTCAGCCCCAAATTACTTTCTTTACTTTTCAGACGACCTATTCCAACTCCGCAAGTTTCTTCTCAATCGCTTCTTCGGTCATAAAGCTGCACATGCTGTGGTTGTTTACCAGCATGACCGGAGCGTCGCCGCATGCGCCCATGCATTCGCCTTCGACGAGGGTGAATTTGCCGTCGGGCGTGGTTTCGCCGTAGCCGATACCGAGTTTTTTCTTCAGGTATTCGCCGGTATCCATGCCGCCGCGCAGGGCGCAGGGAAGGTTGGTGCAGACGGTCAGTTTGTATTTGCCGACCGGCTCAAGGTCGTACATATTGTAGAAAGTGGCGACTTCGTATGCCTGCGCCGGCGTGATGCCGATGTAGTCGGCAACAAAGGCGATGGTCTCGGGGGCGAGCCAGCCTTTTTCGGTTTGAGCGATACGCAACGCGCCCATGATGGCGGAACGGCGTTGGTCGGCGGGATATTTCGCCAACTCGATGTCGATTTGTTTTAAAGATTCTGCGGATAACATTATCGGTCAACCTCCCCGAATACGATGTCCTGCGTACCGATAATGGCAACAACGTCGGCGAGCATGTGGCCTTTTGCCATTTCGTCCATGCCTTGCAGGTGGGCGAAGCCGGGTGCGCGGATTTTCAGGCGGTAGGGTTTATTTGCGCCGTCTGAAATGATGTAAACGCCGAACTCGCCTTTCGGGTGTTCGACAGCGGTGTAGGTCTCGCCCTC
Protein-coding sequences here:
- the nuoF gene encoding NADH-quinone oxidoreductase subunit NuoF, with protein sequence MAIYQSGVIFDQVDTANPDCWTLDEYVKRGGYSALRRILSENISQTDVIDEVKTSGLRGRGGAGFPTGLKWSFMPRSFPGEKYVVCNTDEGEPGTFKDRDIIMFNPHALIEGMIIAGYAMGAKAGYNYIHGEIFEGYQRFEAALAQARAAGFLGKNILGSDFEFELFAHHGYGAYICGEETALLESLEGKKGQPRFKPPFPASFGLYGKPTTINNTETFASVPFIVRDGGQAFADKGIPNAGGTKLFCISGHVERPGNYEVPLGTPFAEILKMAGGMRGGKKLKAVIPGGSSAPVLPADIMMQTNMDYDSISKAGSMLGSGAIIVMDEDVCMVKALERLSYFYYDESCGQCTPCREGTGWLYRIVHRIVEGKGRMEDLDLLDSVGNQMAGRTICALADAAVFPVRSFTKHFRDEFVHYIEHGGPMKPNKWC
- the nuoE gene encoding NADH-quinone oxidoreductase subunit NuoE yields the protein MLSAESLKQIDIELAKYPADQRRSAIMGALRIAQTEKGWLAPETIAFVADYIGITPAQAYEVATFYNMYDLEPVGKYKLTVCTNLPCALRGGMDTGEYLKKKLGIGYGETTPDGKFTLVEGECMGACGDAPVMLVNNHSMCSFMTEEAIEKKLAELE